In Tidjanibacter massiliensis, the sequence AGTAAGATCAATCTTGTCGCTCATACTGTGGCTTACATGTACGTGCTCCACGGCTTATGCAGGAGAGAGTGTACGGAACCCACCTGCCGACAGTATTGCGATGGCAGCCCGCATAGATTCCGTGCGTCAACTGAGAGCAAACGACGTAGCGTTCATTTTAGATAAGATAGAGACAGCCTACGTTTCCGGCCGCCGTGGGATCAGTGACAGTATCTGGCAGCAGACAAGCGACTTCATTGAGCGCATGCTTTCAAATGATCTCATCTCCGGACATGACCGTGAGTTTGCTTTCATGTTGCGTAACATCGGTCGTTTGACTGCTGACGCCCACTTCGCCTTTCCGGACGGCGGAGCGTTAAACCGATTCCGCTTTTTCGGGAAAGAGGACCCAGTATTCCCGCTGTGGGTTCAGGTATGGAAAGACGGCACGGTGTACAACGTCAAGGATTATTCGGGGATAATTCCTCCGGGTGCAGTGATCGAATCGGTCAACAAAGAGTTTTACCAACAGTTCGATTTCAGTAAGGCCTATGAGGTTCCTTTTCTTGCTGCGCTCAATACGGCCATGACCCCAGGGGAACCAGTATATGCTTGGGCAAAGATGAATAACTATTATGAGGCGGAACCTCGTATTTGGTGTAATTTTACCAATATGCTTTTTTGCTCTCATGTTCAAGGACCTTATACGGTAGTGTATCGGATGCCGGGCGATGCCGAATGTGATACGGTGGTGTTGGAGCCGATGACGCGGCAGGAAAAGTATCGGCAATTTGTGCGTTCCGGTGATAAACGCCGCAGCAAGGCCGAGCGCGGATTCTGCCGTAAACCGATTGTTTACACAGAGGTTGGCGACGGCATCGGTGTGCTGACCATCAACAGTTTCTGGGGGAAGCGGTGGAGCCATTTATGGGTTTTCGGCAGAGATTGGCGCTACAAACGGCTGCTGCGGCAGGCTATGCGCCGGATAGACCGGGATGAGATACGGGAGCTGGTGATCGATGTCAGCCTCAATTCTGGCGGTATGACCGAGAACATCTTTTATACGCTCGATTATCTGGTCGATGAACCGATAACTATCATAGACAAATACCTCATCCACGAGTACAGCCGCGAAATAGCCTGCAAGAATATTGAGAATACCCGTGAACTCGCTCCAGAGGACCGCGAATTTCTCATCTCCTACATCAGTGAAGTGCCCGAAGGAACGCTTTTCCGGACGGATACTGTGCGACACCTCGAACATGTGCCGCCGGCCGAACTGAAACACCGGTACGAGGGCAACGTGTATGTGTTGACCAGTCATCTTACCTATTCGGCGGCGCAGCTCTTCGCCCGCCATATTCAGAAGTTGGGACGCGGGCCTGTGGCGGGTCAGCACTGCGGCGGTTATAACGAAGTGACGGGCAATGCTGCCCGTATTCCGCTTCCCAATTTCCACATCGACTTCATGGTGCCCTTTACGGCCACCATTGTCGATCTTAACGACGACCCGTTCGACTATCCGAAGGTGGACATCCCCATCGAACATCCGTTCGA encodes:
- a CDS encoding S41 family peptidase codes for the protein MPGDAECDTVVLEPMTRQEKYRQFVRSGDKRRSKAERGFCRKPIVYTEVGDGIGVLTINSFWGKRWSHLWVFGRDWRYKRLLRQAMRRIDRDEIRELVIDVSLNSGGMTENIFYTLDYLVDEPITIIDKYLIHEYSREIACKNIENTRELAPEDREFLISYISEVPEGTLFRTDTVRHLEHVPPAELKHRYEGNVYVLTSHLTYSAAQLFARHIQKLGRGPVAGQHCGGYNEVTGNAARIPLPNFHIDFMVPFTATIVDLNDDPFDYPKVDIPIEHPFEEWLRRENNSLDRLLDIIRKDNKTAGEEIRELS